TAGTGAAAGCTGCTTCAACAGACTGAGCCCGACCCTTCTCAGACTCCTTGTCTATCTCATGTTTCTTGTAACCGTCTCCAGCTATGACGGATGTAGGACATTGCGGCTCTTGTTCCTGGAGCGATGGACACATCTCTCCATCCTTTGAGGATTTGGAAGTGGCTAGAAGGTTGGTGGTTTTGGGCGACTTCTTCGTTGAGCATTCTTCCTCTTCCgcaaaatatgttttgtaaAAGTGATTCATCTTGCGTTTATGCTCTGTAGCCAAACGAGAGTCGAAGTGAAGATCTTCATCCCCCACCATCCTTGAAACGGAATCTGATGTCTGAGCTGGGGAGGGTTCTTCTTTATCGGTGCTTAGCTCACTACTGGTGGTCAGTGGTACTTTCTTGTCCTTATCCTGCTGCCTATCTCGTTCCCTTTCGCGTCGCTTGCCACGCACATCACTGCGCATCCTATCTAGTTGCTGTTGTGGTCTGACCCGCAGTGATCGGCGAGCTACAGTACTGTTGGCTAGCTCCCTCATTGCGGTAGCCACGGCGTTCGCTGTGGCCAGTTCAGTGAGGCCCAGATAATTGCAGAATTCCTGCTGCTCGTAAAACATACTATCATTCGGACAGTTGACGTAAGGCCCCTGGTTAGCTGCCATTTGCACCtctacaaataaaatgaataaatataaatacaataaaacacaaataaagtgTTACCTTGGGGAGCCTGTGGGAGTTCCTGGTAGCGATACatctgtggctgctgcttcATCGTTTGCTCCAtaaactgctgctgctgtattGTTTGCACCTGCTGACGCATAACATCTAAAACCGCGTTGGTTAATTGTTGGTCTTCTGAGGGCCTTCGGTCGCTTAAGTTCGGCTGCATAAAATCAGACACACCTTCCGGACCAGATGGACGAGCTTGAGCATGGGAAACGGATGCAACCAACTCCAAATTCGCAGCGGTAGAACATGCCGTTGGCGTAAGCGCGCTACTCTCCAGGTCTGCTGTTGAGGTTTCCTTGGTAAGGTTTCGCTGCTCAAAGTTGTGGGAGTCCGTGTTGTTTAAGTCATCGACACCGGGCAGCACCACCTCGTCCTCCTCCGGTTGTTGATCCTCTTGTAGTTCTTCCTCGGGAATCAATGTGGTGACAGAGGCTTTTTCCATACCCACCACCTCGTAGcaatcgtcgtcatcgtcatctaGCACAATTGTCTCCTCGGTGGGCAAGATGTGCAAGTAGCGACGATGCACAGGCCGCTCCGCCGACTGGGAGCTGGCTAGTTCTTGAGTGGATTCGTCTGAGGTTTGCATGATGTCACGGCTGATCTTCTCCATGTTCCGAGCCAGTGTTTCACGGAATTCGGGAAAGTTATGCTGTTTGAGAGATGCCGTTACAGCCTCGTACTGGTTAAAGGCGGCATCAAAGCTTTCCACATCCTCGACAGCGGCCCATTCCTGCCTGGGTGCCGTTTCCCAATTGGAGACTTTCTCGGCGGGACTCATTTGCGGCTGAGCCTGGCAGATGCTTGCCAGTCTTCGATCCATAGCCTCTCCATGCAGAGTGTTCTTCATCAGCGGCGGATACTTGCGCTTCAGCGGCGCCACTTTGGATGGAGAGCGGGCGCCCGTTAACTCGTCCTCAAAGTCATAGTGGTCGCTGGCGTTGGGCATGGAGGATGAGCTGACTGGGAATTCCGTGGGACTGCTGTGCTCGCGAGGCAATTTTCTTTGCAGATTATTTGGCGGCGGCTCCTGTCCCTGTAATGCAATAACGTCGATAGGTTGGTCTGGTTCTTCCTGGATGACTGCGTCCTCGCATTCTTCATCGTCATGGTCCTCTAGTTCGTGATCATACACCTGACAAATATCTGGGCGTTCCTCCTCCATCGGCGTGTCGTCTAAGAATGTGGCGTTCTCGTTTTCCTCGGGAGCCTCATCGTCCACCAGTTCCTGATGCACTAATGGCTGTTCCAGCGCTGCATCACTAAGGTACACATTGTTTCCATCCGCCAAACGTGCCTCGCTCTCACCCATATCTTCCACAACCTCTTCGATGTAGGCAGTCCCATTGAGACACTCATTCGCATCACTTTCCTCGGGCAGCAAACCCAGCAATGCTCCGGTACCGTTTTCGGCCATCAGAATGGCCCTGGCGAACTCCTGCTCGCATGCCACTCCTGGGTAGCTACTATGATCTCACAGCAGTGTTCTTCCGCTAAGACGACCATGTTCTCTCCATCCACGGACTCATAGATTACACACTGCTCTTCTTCCTCGGCCACCTGAAGTTCATGTTCAGCCTCATCACTCTCGTGGGACAGCATGTCGAACTGGTCAACATTGCCATTGGTCAGCAGGACTCCGGGACTGCTGACTACAGTTTGCATTAGTGCAATGTTCGGATCCTGGACAGCTTCGGGCGAGTCTACAAAACAAGGAGGGTAtgtaagtttaattttagagAAATAAGTGagtttaaaattttgaattggGACACAACttcataattaataatatgaaaGAGAATCctttatatttatggttaatGGAACAAACCGTTGATCTCGATGACCTCGTGGCTGCTGCACTGACGTTTCGCCGGCGTGCAGGCGGCCCATTCCGGGGCTTGAGGTGCCTCTTCGGCCACCATCATTTGCCGGCGAAGTCCAAATATTAAGGGTTCAGTCTGGGTGACGAAACTGGAAGACGGGTGCTCCTCCGGCCAGCCCTTGAAGCCACTGCCACTTGAGATAAGGCTGTAGATTTCCAAGTCGTCGGAGATCACGTGCAGCATGCTGTCCACGGCAGGGTCCAGATCTGCTGCCATTCCTGAGGATCTGGTGCCGGATGCAGCCAGATCCGTGAGACGCTCCCGATCCTCAGCCACGCCCGATGCGGCGCCTGGAGCTTCGCTAGCCTCCGCATCAACCTCGTCGCCTTCCAGCGGCGAGTAGCGGTTCAGCAGGTGCTCCTCCGCCGTCACGTAGGCCATCAGATTGGCTTCTCTCCTGGACATCGCGCTGGTACggggaatgggattgggattatCTAGCCCTCGTCGATTCGTTTACCAATTGTGGTAGGATTCTTTGTAAATTTAGCAcgtgaaatttaaaaaatatacttgATGCTGTCTACAAAACAGTGCCCGAACTGACTGTGGACGGTCATGATTACATTATCATGGCTTAGTCGGTTTACTTTGATtgttattttatgtatttctgCGTGCTTTGCGTTGTATATTTCTTATTTGATAGGCTTAATATTTTAAGTTGCTTTAACCTGTGTGACCGTGGGAAACACCGTAGTATTATCCCACATCGGAATGACTAAAATACCATTGAAAATACTATCGGTATTATTTTTACAGTGGGATCAATCTATGAAAGATATCtatgaatattttgaaaagcttCCTGAATGTTCTCCAAAagctatatatttaaataaattgacaCAAGTGTATATAAAACTGACGGTTAAAACTGtcgttaaatattttttattataatttatttttaaagttttttaatgGAAACTTAAGTAGTTTAAgatatatattgttatatcaatgaaaaaatttcaatttgaatgcgTGATTGATTTAAAAGAGCTTTGTAAAGCTAGTAACCTTGTACTCTGTTTTATAAAACAGCTTAGTGCTTGCCAAATATAAAGTTAGTTAATTCCAAAGTATTCCCAATATCGGGAGTTTTCTCGatcagctgttgctgtttacAAAATCCGCGTTAATTGGTATTCATCGCACTTGGCAAATGGTATATTTGGCCAAACGCCAATGCGTCCACTCTACTCTCACGGTACTCGGAATTGtgagaaaagaaatgaaagaatctaaaaaaaaaattcaagcCAAACACACCGCACTTACGCCCCGAAGAAGTTCCCATGCGCCCGCGCGCTGATAACGCAAGTCTGAGAATCTGAGACCGATTCCgctccgaatctgaatctgaattcgagtccgagtccgaaaCCGGATAACGTAAACGAAAACTGAGTAGCTCGGTCGGAATGAGAATTGATATATAGCGGGCGTCGCCGCAGCTCAGAACAAATAACACACAGCTCTCGAAGCGGTGAACGTCGTTGTCGTCGAGTTTCCGccttgaaatcgaaatcgagtACTGAAAACAGAAACATCAAAACTATACGTACTCTCCCCGGCATCTAATGTGCGCCTGTTAGCCGGATTTCTAAATTAAAGCGATTGCGAAAATTCAATAAGTCAACGATGGAGGACAAGCGGGCAAATGGCGATACCAGCGCCTGCAATGGGCATTCCGACAAGCAGCACAAGGATGTTCGCGTCTGGTGCGATGGATGGTGAGTCATATGCGTTCTGGCGCCTCCAGGAATCGGGCGCACAAGTCTAACGGTTCTTAGGGCTCCCATTGCGTCACGCCACCCGTTACTCAGCGCTAGCGGTGAAGTGAGTCAAAGCATACCCATTCCACGTCGGTCCCTTCGATTCCATGCCACACCACGGCGAACCGAACCTTACCATTCCAATTCCAATAGCAAAAGCTATAGCAATACCCGTAATCAGCCGACGATAAACTAAACCCATTTTCAGGCGTGCTAAGAAGCGTTCAGGGTTCCTCAATTGATTAGCAAATCTTTGTGGAACCGTGCCGTCTCGCTCCAATTCCGCTCCAATAGCCACCCATTGCCGTCGTCCGGCTGAAATGTCTACTCAGGTTCAAGGTCTTCAGATCCGAAATGTCCATATTCTCCACGCTTGACCGGGCTtttgcttatatttatatttatatgctaCGCCGTCTATTTATAAAGGGGTCCGTCAATTGCACACTACACAGTGGTATTCTAAAACCTCAATTGTGGCTACCGCCAGACGATTCATTAGTAGAATAAAAATACACCCATTGTTTATATTCGCTCGCTGTTCTTCTTATTTCAATGTATTTATACACACCGAATAAACAATGGCCCACGcttagcaaacaaaaatactgTCATTGTACGATTCTGTGTATACAAGTGCTAAAATGCTATGCCTAAACCACTGTATCTGAAAAATTTTCCGtccccttttttttcgaaaGGGACTTCAAATTTTCGGATGAGGGCTGCGTTTACGTGGCCATTGTTGACTGTGGTTGCCCGCCGGTTGTCCCAAACATCACGTGATTCTGGCCTGCGCATGCCTCCGCCTCGGCGTGCCCCCCACACCACCATCATTTGCACCACTCTCATTGCCATTGCCTCGCCATGACCCACAATGCTGTCGTCATCGTCTGGCGTCTTATGTGCCtaatttaattggcatttCGCGGCTTCTCCTGCCCGATAATCGCAAGGATCGCCTTACTTTAGAGGTTATTTATATCACATCCGTTCATTCAATCTACGTATGACTGTATCTTGTAGAAGATATTATACTTCTTGTATTCTACGAGAGCATGTCTGCACTTTAAAAGCCCAgaaacatatacatttttcattggAAGCGCTGAATTTTATGGAATCACTAGACGAAaccaatttcaattaaatacccTGAAATAGTACATATGAGACTGATACTTAGCTAAAAACTTCGCTAATAGCAAGATTAACAAAACTACATAAATCAAATACATATGGCATCTAATTTATGGCAATTAGGGCGATCTAAACAAGAACACATAATCATTGGCGTTTCCGGTAATTTTGGCAATCTATGCTCCCTGATGTCCGTTGTCAATGGATCACAGCAACCTGCCACCAGTGTGGAAATCCTCTAGCTAAGGCTGATAAGACTGACCTACGTAGTCGCACTCCAACCAGATTAACACCGCTGAAATTCACATCAGCTGCTcatggcaaaaacaaaagttaaacaCCATATTTGCGTGGAATCTGCCCAATAACCCGGCAGAGGCATGTGGGCATTGGACCGAAATATTCTAATCAGCGCAGATTATCATTGACGCAGGCACAAGTGCTCGCTTGTCTCCTCCTTTCCACCCAAGTCAATGAACCTCTGCcagtggaaaaacaaatgaatggGAAGCGCTCGTAATAAGAGAGTCGGGCCTTAAGCATTCATATGAGCATACGCCTATGGTCTATGGCATACTTTACCCCTGCAAGTCAATCCACTCTACTAGGCTGGTCCGGTCGTCAGAGCACAAATTCTACGGAGAATCGCGTGATATTTTTAATCAGCAAACGGGCGTCGGCGTTGCTGTCGCTGTGTCGCTGCTTTTAGCTTACTCAATTGATTAAGCGGCCCCTGGGTCTGTTCCACATATAGAGTACAATGCTATATGGGTATGTTCGGCACAGATTTCTTGTGCTGCAAAAAAATCTCCGGGAGCAAAGGTTCGCTTCGATTAATGAATGGCCCACGTTTTACTAGCTGCTTTGTGTCATCTCTCTGGATTTGTTACTATCTGGACAAATCGACAAATCGGCAAATCAAGGGACTGCCTGGCGTGCATTTTAGGTGCATACCAGGGGACTTTTTGGTTCCGCGACTTGCATTCCTATTTGAGTAAAGTTTTCTAGGGAATTCTCTAATCTTGCGTCTACCTATTTCAAATTAACTCCCCcacaatctattactcaagAACCACTGGGCGTGATAATGGTGACGGTATTATTTCTTATCATACGCAATTTCGTGAAGTGGTTAcctttgaattatatttaaaatgtttattcaaaGCCCGTTTGGTGAATCATTTCATAACAAACCAGCAAAAAAGCTGttccaattaaattaagtgaaaaatatttaaaataattttattccgATTTAACACATattacaataacaattaaaacttaattacTTATGGTGCAAAAAAAGCGTTCCGCAGTAAATACCTTCGTAATTGGTGTTAAGTGCAATTTGAGCAACGCCTCACGTCCCCAGATGCTATTATCCTTTcccaagccaaacaaaaaccaggCCAGGCACGTGCCTATGACCATAATGCCTAGAATCGGAATTAAACAACCGAATGGCGCTGTTTGCGATATGTGCCACTGAAAAGCTGACGCAGCAGCGCTCATAATGCAATTAGAATTGCAAAACACGAGCAGCAAACACGGTTTCATTGATATCCCCTGTCTCGGTTGCTTCATCTCTCGGCATTTTGGCGTTCCTACTCTGATGATCGAGTCCAAAGATCAATCTTGACCAATGCTGGGCAAAAGTGGATCACACAAACCGCTTCTTATGGTCACCGGTGGTCAGTCCGTCAGCTACTGGTCATTAATACACTCGACCAGACATCATTGACGCGCTTCGTCAGCGGTTTATGTAAACTATGTAAATGGCTTTCTCAAAGCACTTATTGCCTTTGTTGTGGGTCTTTAGCATTGCTGCTTCGACGATTACCTGGCTTCCAACATCAACCAAATGCCAGGATTGCAGCTGACCGTCATGATAAATAGACTTTGTGGGACTGAGGTTTATTATTTGTACATTCCAAGCGAtaattgtttttcttcttggcGAGCACGTCTTTAAACACGGCTTATCTTGCCAGCTCgaaaaatgctaattttatGAAATGTATGCCACTTCTGAGTCATGTTGAGCCAAGATCGTTTCCATTAGCTAATCGACAAGTCGCCCCAATCGGTCAGTCACAGTTATCTCAGAGAATATGTTAAACTTCCACGAATGAGACAACATTTCCGTGTGGCAATTAACGCACATGTTTTGATAAGGGCTTGTTCTCGGCACACGCTTGTAGAGAGATATCTAACTTGTACTAACAATTGTACTTCCTCCCATCCTCAACAGCTATGATATGGTGCATCATGTTGGTTGAGCCAAGATCGTTTCCATTAGCTAATCGACAAGGTCGCCGCAATCGGTGCAGTCACAGTTATCTCAGAATATGTTAAACTTCCACGAATGGGAGACAACATTTCCGGTGGCAATTAACGCGACCATGTTTTGATAAGGGCTTGTTCTCGGCACACGCTTGTAGAGAGATATCTAACTTGTACTAACAATTGTACTTCCTCCCATCCTCAACAGCTATGATATGGTGCACTTCGGCCATGCGAACTCCCTGCGACAAGCCAAAGCTCTTGGCGATAAGGTAATTGTGGGCATTCACACCGACGAGGAGATCACCAAGCACAAGGGACCACCGGTCTTCACCGAGGAGGAGCGCGTCAAGATGGTCAAAGGCATCAAATGGGTGGATGAAGTGGTGCTCGGTGCTCCGTATGTGACCACACTGGAGGTGCTCGACCAGAACAACTGTGATTTCTGTGTGCATGGAGGTGGGTACCAATGAATACAAATATCTGTGATGTTACTTaatgatttgattttttgcaGACGACATTACCATGACAGCTGAAGGAGTGGACACATATCATTTGGTCAAGTCAGCAAATCGCTACAAGTGAGTATGAATGATATAATTTTCAGACATTTGGCAGTTTATAAATCTACGTCACATTTACGATGTGTATACCTTGCCGTGACCTTTAATAAACCGCCAGTTGTCTTATAACGCACGTACTGTATTTTCCCAATTACTGACATTTAATTTCCTTATGCAATCCACAGGGAAGTAAAACGCCACGGCTGGAGTTTCGACCACTGACCTTGTGGGCCGCATGTTGCTCCTGACACGCCAACCACTTCCGTCAGGGATCCGCCGAATATGATATCGAGAAAGAAGGTAGCTTAAGCTTGTTTCAACGCTTTTCTGGCacattcatatttaatttaaatgttcctaAATCACAGCGCTCACATTTTTCAGTCTTGTGCGCCAATTCATTGTTTCTAACCATAActaacttttaattttaagacAACTATTTCTTtgcactctttttttttgtctttcatTTCCTTCTGTTGAACTTGTATATTGCTCTTGCATGCTGTGCATAAACCAAAGTCGATCAATCAGTTACAAGTATGAACAATATTATACAgatatatttagtttatacCATGGGCTACGCACGATTAGTTTATGCATTTTCCTTACTAAAACTAAATCCCTTTCAATGAGTTCGACTTTTAATTTGCCATAGTTGAACGCAAATAACTCCTTGGTTTATGTTGCTCTCTACAACTTTActatttcttcttcttttatttctatgtACGCACTGTTTACCACTAACCAAAATATAATCTAATGTATAAAACCTATGAAAACTATGCTAAAACCTCAATATGCCAAATGTTTTGTGCGTGTGCGCGCCCGCGAAATGAATCCAAATGCCAAACCCAACGACCAACCTGCAATCAAAatatccaaatccgaatccaaatcgaaatcaaatccCTAAACGTAAATTTTCGCTCTCAAATACACACTTGCTCATTTGTCTGCGTTGCTTTACAATACAATtatcaacaaaacaaaacagtg
This genomic stretch from Drosophila teissieri strain GT53w chromosome 2L, Prin_Dtei_1.1, whole genome shotgun sequence harbors:
- the LOC122626000 gene encoding LOW QUALITY PROTEIN: uncharacterized protein LOC122626000 (The sequence of the model RefSeq protein was modified relative to this genomic sequence to represent the inferred CDS: inserted 1 base in 1 codon) — its product is MSRREANLMAYVTAEEHLLNRYSPLEGDEVDAEASEAPGAASGVAEDRERLTDLAASGTRSSGMAADLDPAVDSMLHVISDDLEIYSLISSGSGFKGWPEEHPSSSFVTQTEPLIFGLRRQMMVAEEAPQAPEWAACTPAKRQCSSHEVIEINDSPEAVQDPNIALMQTVVSSPGVLLTNGNVDQFDMLSHESDEAEHELQVAEEEEQCVIYESVDGENMVVLAEEHCCEIIVATXGVACEQEFARAILMAENGTGALLGLLPEESDANECLNGTAYIEEVVEDMGESEARLADGNNVYLSDAALEQPLVHQELVDDEAPEENENATFLDDTPMEEERPDICQVYDHELEDHDDEECEDAVIQEEPDQPIDVIALQGQEPPPNNLQRKLPREHSSPTEFPVSSSSMPNASDHYDFEDELTGARSPSKVAPLKRKYPPLMKNTLHGEAMDRRLASICQAQPQMSPAEKVSNWETAPRQEWAAVEDVESFDAAFNQYEAVTASLKQHNFPEFRETLARNMEKISRDIMQTSDESTQELASSQSAERPVHRRYLHILPTEETIVLDDDDDDCYEVVGMEKASVTTLIPEEELQEDQQPEEDEVVLPGVDDLNNTDSHNFEQRNLTKETSTADLESSALTPTACSTAANLELVASVSHAQARPSGPEGVSDFMQPNLSDRRPSEDQQLTNAVLDVMRQQVQTIQQQQFMEQTMKQQPQMYRYQELPQAPQEVQMAANQGPYVNCPNDSMFYEQQEFCNYLGLTELATANAVATAMRELANSTVARRSLRVRPQQQLDRMRSDVRGKRRERERDRQQDKDKKVPLTTSSELSTDKEEPSPAQTSDSVSRMVGDEDLHFDSRLATEHKRKMNHFYKTYFAEEEECSTKKSPKTTNLLATSKSSKDGEMCPSLQEQEPQCPTSVIAGDGYKKHEIDKESEKGRAQSVEAAFTKIFEAAAPAQSKLLESMQQRLRQARETKPSIYIIKATSNASPPNPSPTRQESRISPARLHLTGGFGDVSAPRPSLISQPAKKSLTITSPAKDSRSPVPLPVDTAKRPKHRKTHGATKPLAATQRRRTTVGVASPGKEARVRDLVTRSTTHLNSKLLRNRKVSLLKSYALSDEMAQGRSKRIAGGAAQTTKKVQMPKAVRAALKRPDQADKSLPEQHRLQQQQLAPPNTPRKMKGVKENANPTTSATKFSRPPKRTRRVRAKSLPPNIETVTEPVTAVPNATVLRLANLAPEVPKAFAPTHSHLVSSAAKEAVDKTLVCSPPVAQSPYAQPVLIYPPSPTTPPPNTELHRPRQQAGKINHADLVLATPPGGLLRLSQGSSTLANPLSAKHGQVLYMYYELEQLIVLQENCITFWKYSKVFNVLHQPRHNPSFDGVRKSPSPQLPQPHPREPKDAEQELDVGPRWVYLGRVRRVTLEKEIFTPFGSRICVHNSTPVYLEMRSRPLDHHKREVKLTSLHVNVYYFCEEELRPRMHSVHLDAVNCEWPHVIYTTIADSRYFVMAWQQELVMGKPRSGICKYSLTPTLDTLASIREFKQLRHELRHIECLSEDRLIGYEQTRITVWDHRSGDTLMNYDLGRPLGRCLAAMHYPSLDMDQSSMLVLYQLLKEPNKAAEVHVIACELSHATPSHRLLQVHRLPAPQFDDTTEAVNTGDHLIVKSASNDEAWISAADPRQLTYLAPQVNGAQRFYARHKSQVIEMSPQSLTVDSIANHMLKLAVQQSHST